One Glaciihabitans arcticus DNA window includes the following coding sequences:
- a CDS encoding RNA polymerase sigma factor — MSADTLVGERSFTVRVEPLMEPLLRYFVRRVVPRDDAYDCLSETLVVLWRRWAKCPADPDELRAWSFGVAKRVLANHLRGQNRRARLSAKALDNVDARGEESTIEIEEALTTLNHRDRELVRLIVWDGLGVAEAGSVLGLRPDAARARYSRARAKLREAIA; from the coding sequence GTGAGCGCGGACACCCTGGTGGGCGAACGGTCATTCACCGTGCGCGTCGAACCGCTTATGGAACCTCTGCTGCGTTATTTCGTTCGTCGCGTTGTGCCCCGCGATGACGCGTACGACTGCCTGTCGGAGACTCTGGTCGTGCTGTGGCGCCGCTGGGCGAAGTGTCCTGCGGACCCGGACGAACTGCGCGCGTGGAGTTTTGGTGTGGCCAAGCGCGTTCTCGCCAATCACCTGCGCGGACAGAACAGGCGAGCTCGGCTGAGTGCGAAAGCCCTCGACAACGTCGACGCGCGTGGAGAGGAGTCGACCATCGAGATCGAGGAAGCGCTGACCACCCTCAACCATCGGGATCGTGAACTCGTGCGCCTTATCGTGTGGGACGGACTGGGTGTTGCTGAGGCCGGGAGCGTGCTCGGCCTTCGGCCCGATGCGGCTCGTGCGCGGTACAGCCGGGCTCGCGCGAAACTTAGGGAAGCGATCGCGTGA
- a CDS encoding putative protein N(5)-glutamine methyltransferase: MSLIERLRAAGCVYAEDEAALLEEAATGDALEALVLRRIQGEPLEVVLGWAEFRGLRIAVDAGVFVPRKRTEVLVELGVRVAGEGARILDLCCGTGAVGAAMLAERPDVTVWGAELDPAAAACARRNLPAVFEGDLFAPLPHGVRFDLLLVNAPYVPTEAIALMPPEARLYEPRIALDGGSDGLDLHRRVAAEASGWLSPGGTVIIETSEEQAAHTAAAFAAHGFATRIEHSDELDGTAVVATSS; this comes from the coding sequence ATGAGCCTGATTGAACGACTCCGCGCCGCCGGCTGCGTCTACGCGGAGGACGAGGCCGCGCTGCTCGAGGAGGCCGCGACCGGCGACGCCCTGGAAGCCCTCGTGCTGCGCCGCATCCAGGGGGAACCGCTCGAGGTGGTGCTCGGCTGGGCGGAATTCCGTGGGTTGCGCATCGCCGTCGACGCCGGCGTGTTCGTGCCACGGAAACGCACGGAAGTGCTCGTCGAGCTCGGGGTGCGGGTCGCGGGCGAGGGTGCGCGCATCCTCGACCTGTGCTGCGGCACGGGCGCGGTGGGCGCCGCGATGCTCGCAGAACGACCGGACGTCACGGTCTGGGGCGCCGAACTCGACCCCGCAGCGGCCGCCTGCGCGCGCCGCAACCTGCCGGCGGTTTTCGAGGGCGACCTGTTCGCCCCGCTGCCGCACGGTGTGCGCTTCGACCTGCTGCTCGTGAACGCGCCGTACGTGCCGACCGAGGCGATCGCCCTGATGCCACCCGAGGCCCGCCTGTACGAGCCGCGCATCGCCCTCGACGGCGGAAGCGACGGACTGGACCTGCACCGCCGGGTTGCGGCCGAGGCGAGCGGCTGGCTCTCCCCCGGCGGCACGGTCATCATCGAGACCAGCGAGGAGCAGGCCGCGCACACCGCCGCAGCCTTCGCCGCGCACGGCTTCGCTACCCGCATCGAGCACTCCGACGAGCTCGACGGAACGGCCGTTGTGGCTACCTCGTCATAA
- a CDS encoding alpha/beta hydrolase fold domain-containing protein, translating into MSTLGRLMPFIIGLRGSKRLFSSAERTLARVAKHRLRPKSFSPPRSLKNVAVRFEAGWPVYDVGVTSAPRRALYLHGGANIYEIAPQHWSLVGRLAPGASALISVAIYPLAPEGTAGPLTEVAADLVAAMIREVGAQNVTILGDSAGGGMALATAMVLRDRGEPGVGVVMISPSLDLSLSDPDVIETAKIDPWLDIPGASAASELYRGDLPVEHPRVSALNGSLEGLGDLQIFTGTLDMLNPDARRLRARAAEAHHTLEFHEVEGMIHVYPILPIPEAAVARQQIIAFMTR; encoded by the coding sequence GTGAGCACCCTCGGGCGGTTGATGCCCTTCATCATCGGCCTGCGCGGGAGCAAACGGTTGTTCTCCTCGGCTGAGCGCACCCTCGCGCGGGTCGCGAAGCACCGCCTGCGCCCCAAGAGTTTCTCCCCGCCCCGCTCGCTAAAGAACGTCGCAGTTAGATTCGAGGCGGGATGGCCCGTGTACGACGTCGGCGTCACCTCCGCCCCGCGGCGCGCGCTGTACCTCCACGGCGGAGCGAATATCTACGAGATCGCCCCCCAGCACTGGAGTCTCGTCGGACGACTTGCGCCCGGGGCATCCGCTCTCATCAGTGTTGCCATCTACCCGCTCGCACCCGAGGGCACGGCCGGCCCGCTCACCGAGGTGGCAGCGGACCTGGTCGCGGCGATGATCCGCGAGGTGGGAGCGCAGAACGTGACCATTCTGGGCGACTCGGCGGGCGGCGGCATGGCGCTCGCGACGGCGATGGTGCTGCGCGATCGCGGCGAGCCCGGGGTCGGCGTAGTGATGATCTCGCCGTCGCTCGACCTCTCGCTCAGCGACCCCGATGTGATCGAGACCGCGAAGATCGACCCGTGGCTCGACATTCCGGGAGCGAGCGCGGCGAGTGAGCTCTACCGCGGCGACCTGCCCGTCGAACACCCGAGGGTGAGCGCCCTGAACGGCTCGCTCGAGGGTCTCGGCGACCTGCAGATCTTCACCGGCACGCTCGACATGCTGAACCCGGATGCCCGCAGGCTCCGCGCCAGGGCCGCCGAGGCGCACCACACGCTCGAGTTCCACGAGGTGGAGGGCATGATCCACGTGTACCCGATCCTGCCGATTCCCGAGGCGGCCGTTGCCCGCCAGCAGATCATCGCCTTTATGACGAGGTAG
- a CDS encoding SCO7613 C-terminal domain-containing membrane protein translates to MSKPWSDNLAEYLTRSTSCPRCDNLSLESGWCPRCGADLSGLQAVELMVVSQRAALAVTERQALIEQLPTVRRPAAVPVAVPSSAVASVAPRVVLAPGPRPSSQISVQSVLAVAGAGLFAIAAMVFTFLNPDLTDFTTRSLVVAGVTAVFLGGAWFLAAKGLQFSAETVGALGTVFLALDVWAISTLAWPGVSDWLLGALATLVSSAALVAVAALARVRSWLWVGIVGLIVTPAMVGYGFGAGNSGYWPPILGHVAVGFAAYASHSLARRLSARFGSPLFTERTTATILALTATGIVLLQLAFYRGVDDAAHALGSAAVLAVLAVLAGWSTRNQLAAPLSVTSGVLAVTAAAIVPLALTFDSAEWMLAAVSAAAGLAVALLALFSRFGGPGTLRRPLLLAGAWGTALFAAGPAVLVVAVEYVLPLADFDVSSLGLAAIAGIAAVTLSTALLSMLARPAAPGVASSASTASLWLAVLGLVSVAAWTGWLYAGRVAIAVGIAIGLILLLSLVPRIVAWPTRLRAPLVTGAHALVLLAAAVAWAEPGLNVWGGAAVAASGFTLAFIVPKALRPVHIGLAYAYTLLIFATALDLAGLELIATLCLTTSLASISALVVTLLRLVPARIWYSVLIVTAVPFLMGIVSVLTVRSGWTGLSTAVTFALALTLVLTRREGLGRALRSLAAATLVPSLAVVVICLGAEFLLRSASPVTLPIIAGLVALTLPLTGRIAAALERHGLSPADIAAVRLWIEVSSLVTAALAVLLSLAREAAGPGTSFLVLVIIGLGAGATALFSPRRWAWPVSFAAFTGALWSIWALVGVEWLEAYSFPPAIAGAIIGFIAVARGRGRSGVPFYGVGIGFAIAPSLFLLAINERADGFSGGLWRTLALLGASLLLLALAARLPVKRWPDLTTLRVPTLVFAIAAAAAGTLQGLRYGQSVDVSAFADQWVLVPVLLLGITAAGLAAAAGRMLAAHTESRWIYAPALVLLALGPIGSVRVNEFTVAVLWSLSVLLLALMVYTVVRARSRATQLPPVWFQFAVAWSVAVAGWSTRDFLRVEAFSLVLGLALLIAGILAMKQTREVKPSPASWPLGYTGSWQLLVPGIVVTLLPSVLATGTDPVTWRAILVIALALVAILVGSLRKLAAPFIIGMTVLPIENVIVFAVQIIGGEISPAAWWMTLATAGAVLLVIAVTYERRTSSDRGVVARLRDLT, encoded by the coding sequence ATGTCCAAACCGTGGAGTGACAATCTCGCCGAGTACCTCACCCGATCCACGTCGTGCCCACGGTGCGACAACCTGAGTCTCGAGTCGGGCTGGTGCCCGCGCTGCGGGGCGGACCTGAGCGGTCTGCAGGCCGTCGAGCTGATGGTGGTCTCCCAGCGCGCGGCCCTCGCTGTCACGGAGAGGCAGGCGCTCATCGAGCAGCTGCCCACTGTGCGCCGTCCCGCGGCTGTTCCTGTTGCCGTTCCCTCATCCGCCGTCGCCTCCGTCGCCCCGCGCGTGGTGCTCGCTCCAGGCCCACGACCGAGTTCACAGATCAGCGTGCAGTCCGTGCTCGCCGTGGCCGGAGCCGGCCTGTTCGCCATCGCCGCCATGGTCTTCACCTTCCTCAACCCCGACCTCACCGACTTCACCACGCGCTCGCTCGTGGTGGCCGGGGTGACCGCAGTGTTCCTCGGCGGAGCCTGGTTCCTCGCCGCGAAGGGACTGCAGTTCTCGGCCGAGACGGTCGGCGCACTCGGCACGGTCTTCCTCGCCCTCGATGTCTGGGCGATCTCGACCCTCGCCTGGCCCGGCGTCAGCGACTGGCTGCTCGGCGCTCTCGCCACCCTGGTCAGTTCGGCGGCGCTCGTCGCCGTCGCGGCACTCGCCCGCGTGCGCAGCTGGCTCTGGGTCGGCATTGTCGGCCTCATCGTGACGCCCGCGATGGTCGGCTACGGCTTCGGCGCTGGCAACTCCGGCTACTGGCCGCCCATCCTCGGGCACGTCGCCGTCGGCTTCGCCGCGTACGCAAGCCATAGCCTCGCTCGCCGGCTCTCCGCGCGCTTCGGTAGCCCGCTGTTCACAGAGCGCACAACGGCCACGATCCTCGCCCTCACCGCGACCGGCATCGTGCTGCTGCAGCTTGCTTTCTATCGGGGCGTGGATGACGCAGCCCACGCCCTCGGCTCCGCAGCAGTGCTCGCAGTGCTCGCGGTGCTCGCCGGCTGGAGTACCCGCAACCAGCTCGCCGCACCGCTCAGCGTCACGTCGGGAGTTCTCGCCGTCACCGCGGCCGCAATAGTGCCTCTCGCACTGACCTTCGACAGCGCCGAGTGGATGCTCGCGGCCGTGTCCGCCGCCGCCGGCCTCGCGGTTGCGCTGCTCGCACTGTTCTCCCGCTTCGGCGGACCGGGGACGCTGCGCCGCCCATTGCTGCTCGCCGGGGCGTGGGGCACGGCGCTCTTCGCCGCAGGCCCGGCCGTCCTCGTCGTGGCGGTCGAATATGTGCTGCCCCTCGCAGACTTCGACGTCTCCTCGCTCGGCCTTGCCGCCATCGCGGGCATCGCGGCCGTGACGCTGTCCACCGCTCTCCTGTCGATGCTCGCCCGCCCAGCGGCGCCGGGTGTCGCGTCGAGCGCCTCGACCGCGAGTCTCTGGCTGGCGGTGCTCGGGCTCGTCTCTGTCGCCGCCTGGACCGGCTGGCTCTACGCGGGTCGCGTCGCCATCGCGGTCGGGATCGCCATAGGGCTCATCCTGCTCCTGAGCCTCGTGCCGCGGATCGTCGCCTGGCCGACCCGGCTCCGTGCTCCGCTCGTGACAGGGGCACACGCACTCGTGCTGCTTGCCGCGGCGGTCGCCTGGGCCGAGCCGGGACTGAATGTGTGGGGTGGGGCGGCGGTCGCGGCATCCGGATTCACACTCGCGTTCATCGTGCCGAAGGCGCTGCGACCGGTGCACATCGGTCTGGCCTACGCCTACACGCTGCTGATCTTCGCGACGGCCCTCGACCTGGCCGGCCTCGAACTTATCGCCACACTGTGCCTGACCACGAGCCTTGCCTCGATCTCGGCCCTCGTCGTAACGCTGCTGCGGCTCGTGCCCGCGCGCATCTGGTACTCCGTGCTGATCGTGACGGCGGTGCCGTTCCTCATGGGTATCGTCTCCGTGTTGACCGTACGCAGCGGCTGGACCGGCCTCTCCACGGCCGTCACCTTCGCGCTCGCCCTCACCCTCGTACTCACCCGCCGGGAGGGCCTCGGACGCGCGCTGCGCTCCCTCGCCGCCGCAACGCTTGTGCCCTCGCTCGCGGTCGTGGTGATCTGCCTCGGTGCCGAGTTCCTCTTGCGTAGCGCCTCACCCGTCACCCTGCCGATCATCGCCGGGCTCGTTGCGCTCACGCTGCCGCTGACGGGGCGCATCGCCGCCGCCCTCGAGCGGCACGGACTCTCCCCCGCCGATATCGCGGCCGTGCGGCTCTGGATCGAGGTCTCCTCCCTCGTCACAGCCGCTCTCGCCGTGCTGCTCTCGCTCGCCCGTGAGGCGGCTGGTCCCGGCACCTCGTTCCTCGTGCTCGTGATCATCGGCCTCGGCGCGGGCGCCACGGCGCTGTTCTCCCCACGCCGCTGGGCCTGGCCCGTCTCGTTTGCTGCCTTCACGGGCGCGCTCTGGTCGATCTGGGCGCTCGTCGGAGTCGAGTGGCTCGAGGCGTACAGCTTCCCGCCCGCTATCGCCGGTGCAATCATCGGCTTCATCGCCGTCGCTCGGGGCCGCGGTAGGTCGGGGGTGCCGTTCTACGGCGTCGGGATCGGCTTCGCGATCGCACCCTCCCTGTTCCTGCTCGCGATCAACGAGCGCGCCGACGGCTTCAGCGGCGGGCTCTGGCGCACGCTCGCGCTGCTCGGCGCCTCCCTGCTGCTGCTCGCGCTGGCCGCCCGCCTGCCGGTGAAGCGCTGGCCCGACCTCACCACGCTGCGCGTGCCCACCCTCGTCTTCGCAATCGCCGCGGCCGCGGCCGGCACCCTGCAGGGGCTGCGCTACGGCCAGTCGGTGGATGTCTCGGCATTCGCCGACCAGTGGGTCCTCGTGCCGGTACTCCTGTTGGGCATCACGGCCGCGGGTCTCGCTGCTGCCGCCGGCAGGATGCTCGCCGCGCACACGGAATCCCGCTGGATCTACGCCCCCGCGCTCGTGCTCCTCGCGCTCGGCCCCATCGGATCTGTGCGGGTGAACGAGTTCACCGTCGCCGTGCTGTGGTCGCTCTCCGTGCTGCTGCTCGCCCTCATGGTCTACACGGTCGTCCGCGCGCGATCGCGTGCCACCCAGTTGCCGCCGGTATGGTTCCAGTTCGCGGTGGCCTGGAGCGTTGCGGTAGCCGGCTGGAGCACCCGCGACTTTCTGCGGGTCGAGGCCTTCTCGCTGGTGCTCGGCCTCGCGCTGCTCATCGCCGGCATCCTTGCGATGAAGCAGACTCGCGAGGTGAAGCCGTCACCCGCGAGCTGGCCGCTCGGCTACACCGGCTCCTGGCAGCTGCTCGTGCCGGGCATCGTCGTGACGCTGCTGCCGTCCGTGCTCGCGACGGGAACCGATCCGGTCACCTGGCGGGCGATCCTCGTGATCGCGCTCGCCCTGGTCGCGATCCTCGTCGGATCGCTGCGCAAGCTCGCGGCGCCGTTCATCATCGGAATGACTGTGCTGCCGATCGAGAACGTCATCGTCTTCGCCGTGCAGATCATCGGCGGCGAGATCAGCCCAGCCGCGTGGTGGATGACGCTCGCGACCGCGGGCGCCGTGCTGCTCGTAATCGCCGTCACCTACGAACGCAGAACGAGCTCCGACCGGGGCGTCGTCGCCCGACTGAGGGACCTCACATGA
- a CDS encoding GrpB family protein produces the protein MFVPHKQRIRAALPLALIEHIGSTSVPGLPAKPIIDIVVGVDDVTAEEDYLVPLLAAGYLLRVREPGHRLVRTPELDVLVHVYQRDDSAVRNYLLFRDRLRASASDRELYATTKRRLIAQGFDDMNAYSDAKTEAIAAIMARARGESGK, from the coding sequence GTGTTCGTCCCTCACAAGCAACGGATTCGCGCGGCGCTCCCCCTGGCTCTCATCGAGCACATCGGATCGACCTCCGTACCGGGGCTGCCCGCCAAGCCGATCATCGACATCGTCGTCGGCGTGGACGACGTGACCGCCGAGGAGGACTATCTGGTTCCCCTGCTGGCGGCCGGCTACCTGCTGCGCGTGCGGGAGCCCGGCCACCGACTGGTGCGCACACCCGAGCTCGACGTGCTCGTGCACGTCTACCAGCGCGATGATTCGGCGGTGAGGAACTACCTGCTGTTCCGGGACCGGCTTCGCGCCTCCGCCTCGGACCGCGAGCTATACGCGACCACAAAGCGCCGCCTCATCGCACAGGGATTCGACGACATGAACGCCTACTCGGATGCCAAGACCGAGGCTATTGCGGCGATCATGGCGCGGGCGCGCGGCGAATCCGGGAAGTAG
- a CDS encoding multidrug DMT transporter permease, with product MLPELTDLADQVNLSPGEWIGIPIALVGAVILSLGAHYQHRGVGKVEASAVEASAAAASNVAAEVQAEVSKGGLSGKQLLALISRPSWLIGTGLLGLAILFQLTSIYFSPLIVVQPLGAIALVVTAILTARSTGIRLDSLSKRAIALCVGGIAMFVAITSFSAKSSAITETQLITVLIILGVVLVAFAVLYGMFRRNINPMFYIVGAGVLFGFVATLAKVVIGRIQTLFNVEFQTGQFEWLTLSCVIALLAASALGSYFVQSAYSKGPPDLVVAGLTVIDPLVAITIAIIVLGEARHMPIWAIPLVVLAGAIAVYGVFLLSKHHPQSQGAPVASAE from the coding sequence GTGCTTCCTGAACTGACCGATCTGGCCGACCAGGTTAACCTCTCCCCGGGGGAGTGGATCGGCATCCCCATCGCTCTCGTCGGTGCCGTCATCCTGTCGCTGGGTGCGCACTACCAGCACCGTGGTGTGGGCAAGGTCGAGGCCAGCGCTGTCGAGGCGAGTGCGGCAGCGGCGAGCAACGTCGCGGCCGAGGTACAGGCCGAGGTCAGCAAGGGCGGACTCAGCGGCAAGCAGCTGCTCGCCCTGATCTCCCGGCCGTCGTGGCTCATCGGAACCGGTCTGCTCGGACTCGCGATCCTGTTCCAGCTGACCAGCATCTACTTCTCGCCGCTCATCGTTGTGCAGCCGCTCGGGGCTATCGCGCTCGTGGTCACGGCCATCCTCACCGCTCGAAGCACTGGCATCAGGCTCGACTCGCTCTCCAAGCGGGCCATCGCGCTGTGCGTCGGCGGCATCGCCATGTTCGTGGCGATCACCTCGTTCTCGGCCAAGTCCAGCGCGATCACCGAAACCCAGCTCATCACCGTGCTGATCATTCTCGGGGTTGTTCTTGTGGCCTTCGCGGTGCTGTACGGCATGTTCCGCAGGAACATCAACCCGATGTTCTACATCGTCGGTGCCGGTGTGCTGTTCGGGTTCGTCGCGACGCTCGCCAAGGTCGTCATCGGACGTATCCAGACACTATTCAACGTCGAGTTCCAGACCGGCCAGTTCGAGTGGTTGACGCTGAGTTGTGTTATCGCGCTGCTCGCTGCATCCGCTCTCGGATCGTATTTCGTGCAGTCGGCCTACTCGAAGGGGCCGCCCGATCTTGTGGTCGCGGGCCTCACCGTCATCGACCCGCTCGTCGCCATCACCATCGCCATCATCGTTCTCGGCGAGGCCCGGCACATGCCCATCTGGGCGATTCCGCTCGTTGTGCTGGCCGGCGCGATCGCCGTCTACGGCGTTTTCCTGCTCTCCAAGCACCACCCCCAGTCGCAGGGCGCTCCGGTCGCCTCCGCCGAGTAA
- a CDS encoding DUF2510 domain-containing protein, with the protein MTDSNNSAPAGWFPDPSGTPRQRYWDGAQWTEHFHPPLTEPVAGPVATAPKSKGKSGLVALIAGGSVVILAVTSFFVWGLPALTGGSNGTVYADPAWDYSYTTPMLNIERDHEFEFPAKFDFEKREMDFATPEPAITPFPGETFEPGEEELLNSDPYVNPSWAFEIFYDAAFTKRAEVMAIQYEPGEPIFILPHDSPTGWTVEGHYPRPVMDEEFGGGWGLHSEYYLMRKIDEKGELLDKPVVTKFTAKSELAAPVVTFSTEDDDGNLTMTWDPVDGADRYLVVASHSGGSTTTRSLDILDQSETTTWSSSISQSDDSRDAPWVNQQNVGMELFSYGSADTLSSGWSLTGDTNGYDFGVIASNGTNFSPYNTYDSVEIAGTLPLEIAFAASRELKKWGKSGFVEGMENVQTTIAFTSLDGATRSTVAHIVADKVFEIDGRWALPLMGRGTSLGEWVPVSKATVPDIDAAVKAYNKRADDEAPTTGMTEFVSLTEPVDQFATGVKEAPDTEYPIFGSNDFSKFLAAHFIAHTPIIDISEWIDKPGMPEAMDAAYEAMYQNPYAISLKGMQVNNAGTAMTVEYTFTKKVMSQMQSELFAKVKKVVKDVASSGSDAKKVTALNNWIVKNAAYDHKALANKDKGFFGAVPVEYANAWNANGVLVDGVGVCASYAYAFNALANDAGIETVVIVGDVVNGGLHAWNKVKIDGTWTAVDSTWNDSPAGNRYLMITDAEFSGSALRTEDQSWMSDTFLKDFSTQ; encoded by the coding sequence ATGACTGATTCCAACAATTCCGCGCCCGCGGGATGGTTCCCGGATCCCTCGGGCACACCCCGCCAGCGCTACTGGGACGGCGCACAGTGGACCGAGCACTTCCACCCGCCCCTGACGGAGCCGGTTGCCGGCCCCGTCGCGACGGCCCCGAAGAGCAAGGGCAAGAGCGGGCTGGTCGCGCTGATCGCGGGCGGCAGTGTCGTCATCCTCGCCGTCACGTCATTCTTCGTCTGGGGGTTGCCCGCACTCACCGGCGGATCGAACGGCACGGTGTACGCCGACCCCGCCTGGGACTACTCGTACACGACCCCGATGCTGAACATCGAGCGCGACCATGAGTTCGAGTTCCCCGCGAAGTTCGACTTCGAAAAGCGCGAGATGGATTTCGCGACGCCCGAACCCGCCATCACGCCCTTCCCGGGCGAGACCTTCGAGCCGGGCGAGGAAGAACTTCTCAATTCAGACCCCTACGTCAACCCGAGCTGGGCGTTCGAGATCTTCTATGACGCGGCGTTCACCAAGCGCGCCGAAGTCATGGCAATCCAGTACGAGCCGGGGGAGCCGATCTTCATCCTGCCGCACGACAGCCCCACAGGCTGGACCGTGGAAGGGCACTACCCCCGCCCGGTGATGGACGAGGAGTTCGGCGGCGGCTGGGGTCTGCACTCCGAGTACTACCTCATGCGCAAGATCGACGAGAAGGGTGAACTGCTCGACAAGCCCGTGGTAACCAAGTTCACTGCCAAGAGCGAATTGGCCGCACCGGTCGTCACCTTCAGCACCGAGGATGACGATGGCAACCTCACCATGACCTGGGACCCGGTGGATGGCGCTGACCGATACCTCGTTGTGGCCTCGCACAGCGGCGGATCGACGACCACTCGTAGCCTCGATATCCTGGACCAATCGGAGACCACCACCTGGTCGAGCTCTATCTCCCAGTCCGACGACAGCCGCGATGCGCCCTGGGTGAACCAGCAGAACGTCGGCATGGAGTTGTTCTCGTACGGCAGCGCCGACACGCTCTCGAGCGGCTGGTCGCTGACGGGCGACACCAATGGCTATGACTTCGGTGTAATCGCCAGCAACGGCACGAACTTCTCGCCGTACAACACCTACGACTCGGTTGAGATCGCCGGGACCCTGCCGCTCGAGATCGCGTTTGCTGCGTCTCGTGAGCTCAAGAAGTGGGGCAAGAGCGGCTTCGTCGAGGGCATGGAGAACGTGCAGACCACCATCGCATTCACCTCGCTCGACGGAGCGACGCGCTCGACTGTGGCTCACATCGTGGCGGACAAGGTCTTCGAGATCGATGGACGGTGGGCGCTGCCGCTCATGGGACGGGGCACGAGTCTCGGCGAGTGGGTTCCGGTGAGCAAGGCGACGGTGCCCGACATCGATGCGGCGGTCAAGGCGTACAACAAGCGCGCCGACGACGAGGCGCCGACCACGGGTATGACGGAGTTCGTGTCACTCACCGAGCCGGTGGACCAGTTCGCGACCGGTGTCAAGGAAGCGCCGGACACGGAGTATCCGATCTTCGGCAGCAACGACTTCTCGAAGTTCCTGGCGGCGCACTTCATCGCCCACACTCCGATCATCGATATCTCGGAATGGATCGACAAGCCCGGCATGCCGGAGGCCATGGACGCCGCGTACGAGGCGATGTACCAGAACCCGTACGCCATCAGTCTCAAGGGCATGCAGGTCAACAACGCGGGTACGGCGATGACCGTCGAGTACACCTTCACCAAGAAGGTCATGTCGCAGATGCAGTCCGAGCTCTTCGCCAAGGTGAAGAAGGTGGTGAAAGATGTGGCCAGCAGCGGGTCCGATGCGAAGAAGGTCACCGCACTCAACAACTGGATCGTCAAGAATGCCGCGTACGACCACAAGGCTCTGGCCAACAAGGACAAGGGCTTCTTCGGCGCGGTGCCGGTCGAGTACGCGAACGCCTGGAATGCGAACGGAGTACTCGTCGACGGTGTGGGCGTCTGTGCGAGCTACGCCTACGCGTTCAACGCCCTGGCAAACGACGCGGGCATCGAGACCGTGGTGATCGTGGGCGACGTGGTGAACGGCGGCCTTCACGCCTGGAATAAGGTCAAAATCGACGGCACCTGGACCGCCGTCGACTCGACCTGGAACGACAGCCCCGCAGGTAATCGCTACCTCATGATCACCGATGCCGAGTTCTCGGGGTCAGCCCTGCGCACCGAGGACCAGTCGTGGATGTCCGACACCTTCCTGAAGGACTTCTCCACCCAGTAA
- a CDS encoding glycosyltransferase, whose product MDDAPTPRSELKRLRILIGADTFLPEINGAAIFAARLAAGLVQRGHDVHVVAPAASRKHGTWTETIEGEPMTVHRLYSWRWYPHPWLRFAIPWRIEQNSARILDEVKPDVVHFQSHIITGRGLSNQAQKRGIRIIGTNHFMPENMLDHTLFPQFIRPWATGLAWKAAARSFGRAEAVTTPTRKAAEFLENATHLKGVIAISCGIEMSNYTPSFEPRTENLILFVGRITGEKQLDKLVRAFARLDKSLDARLELVGGGDQEHQLRSLANQLGVGDRVTITGYVEVEYLRHALTRATVFAMPSIAELQSIATMEAMASGLPVVAANAMALPHLVHDGDNGFLFEPGNVDDLAERLTEVLTLPEDELQKLKQSSMKIVEAHDIQRTLDTFEDLYRGVLVTEDSVIERPLGKRARLRAALRAVAGGKREE is encoded by the coding sequence GTGGACGACGCCCCCACCCCCCGCTCCGAACTGAAGCGATTGCGCATCCTCATCGGAGCCGACACCTTCCTGCCCGAGATCAACGGAGCAGCGATCTTCGCGGCCCGTCTCGCCGCCGGCCTCGTGCAGCGCGGTCACGACGTGCACGTCGTCGCGCCCGCGGCATCGCGCAAGCACGGCACCTGGACGGAGACCATCGAGGGCGAGCCGATGACGGTGCACCGCCTCTACAGCTGGCGCTGGTACCCGCACCCGTGGCTGCGCTTCGCCATCCCGTGGCGCATTGAGCAGAACAGCGCGCGCATCCTCGACGAGGTGAAGCCCGACGTCGTGCACTTCCAGTCGCATATCATCACCGGACGCGGGCTGTCCAACCAGGCGCAGAAGCGCGGCATCCGCATCATCGGCACGAATCACTTCATGCCCGAGAACATGCTCGACCACACGCTCTTCCCGCAGTTCATCCGGCCCTGGGCGACCGGGCTGGCCTGGAAGGCCGCCGCGCGCTCGTTCGGTCGCGCCGAGGCCGTCACCACCCCGACCCGCAAGGCCGCCGAGTTCCTCGAGAACGCGACGCACCTGAAGGGGGTCATCGCCATCTCCTGCGGCATCGAGATGTCGAACTACACGCCCTCCTTCGAGCCGCGCACGGAGAACCTCATCCTCTTCGTCGGAAGAATCACGGGCGAGAAGCAACTCGACAAGCTCGTGCGTGCTTTCGCTCGGCTCGATAAGTCTCTGGATGCACGGCTCGAGCTCGTCGGCGGTGGCGACCAGGAGCACCAGCTGCGTTCTCTCGCTAACCAGCTCGGCGTGGGCGACCGCGTCACGATCACGGGCTACGTCGAGGTCGAATACCTGCGCCACGCACTCACGCGCGCGACGGTGTTCGCGATGCCGTCGATCGCCGAACTGCAGAGCATCGCGACCATGGAGGCGATGGCCTCGGGGCTCCCCGTCGTCGCCGCCAACGCCATGGCGCTGCCGCACCTCGTGCACGATGGCGACAACGGCTTCCTGTTCGAGCCCGGCAATGTCGACGACCTCGCCGAGCGACTCACCGAGGTGCTCACGCTTCCGGAGGACGAACTGCAGAAGCTCAAGCAGTCCTCGATGAAGATCGTTGAGGCGCACGACATCCAGCGCACGCTCGACACCTTCGAGGATCTCTACCGCGGTGTGCTCGTCACGGAGGACTCGGTCATCGAGCGTCCGCTCGGCAAGCGTGCCCGTCTCCGTGCGGCCCTGCGCGCCGTCGCGGGTGGCAAGCGCGAGGAGTAG